TAACATCTGGTTCGTTCATTTTATGACCTTTCAAgtggacccggaccggaattGGCCGCAGTGGACCGAATTTTGACGTTTATTCGAACAGctgttttgtaatttttcaCCCGTTTACAAGAGCGTCACTCGAAGACACTCCGGTTAATACTTTGATGAGCACCCTACGGTTCGAGATTATCGACGATCCAATCAACAAAGTAGCCCACGTTGGTGTAGACCGCCGGCTCTCCGGTGATGGCGCAGCCTTTGCGAACGCTGGCGACACCGACGAGGAACAGCGCTCCCTTCGAGTGGCGGAACATCAGCGGGCCTCCGGAGTCACCCCGGCACGTGTCCGCTTCCTGCTGCGGTGTGGCACAGATGTGCCCTTCGCCCACGTTCACATGGGGATACTTTTCACGACACACGCCCCGTGGGACGCCCGCGGAGAAATAGTTCATTTTCAAATCGGTACCACCGGCTGCAATGGGGAGGTGTTTTAGGATATAACTCGTGAGCTGATTTCAGGACTCTGGACTCCATCGCAAGGCCCCACTATCACCTACCGTCGATCGTCTTGCCCCAGCCACTCTCGAAGAAGCGTCCCGATTCGACGTGTAGCTCGTTGCGTAGCTCCAAATCGAGCGGCAGGCAGATCGGTGCCACGGCAGAGTTGAACTCTACCCTTCGGGCCAGCCGGAGCAATGCAATGTCTTGCTGCACTTCCGCGGAACCGGGACCGCTGTAGTTCGATGGGATCGTGACCTTTTGGATGGCAATGTCCTGTACACGATCGGCGCACTCCAGGTAGCCATCGGGGCGCTCGTTCGAGCAGTCGGGATCCGTCCGGAGGTTCCACTCCCCGATCCGTACCTGTGTGCTATCAGAGGGCGATCGAGTGTTAGTAAATCGAGCGTTTCAACTGATCACACCAAGCGCTACACTTACATGGTCCAGCTTTTCTTCATGCCCATAATGCAGTGGGCCGCCGTTATCACGTATCGATTGCTTATCAGGGCTCCTCCGCAGTGGAATCGAGCTTCGCCGTCTAGAACGCGTGTCGTCgtgttttaaacaaaaatgtgttAGTAGCAATTTAGTATTTTATTAGGCATGTCCCGGGGGCGAGTGTTAATCCCGTTAGTTTTGCTATACGGCTATAATCAACGGCTATACGTTTGAAGGGTGTTATTATCAAAATGATTTTGATGTTCTTAATGCCTAAAACTTCTGTGTTCTGCTTAAAACTGCCTTACAATAGGATCTCGCTCGactttgttgtccgttttgcttttctttccctcttCTATTTCCCCTCTTCTTCCCCCTATTATGTAAGTTTCACTTGTACAGCTTTAAGCAAACAGGttatataaataaaaaataaaaaaaataaatttaaattaatctATGTAAATATTGAGGATTCGTTATCATTTTCTGCATTTGTTGCCTCAACTGCTCAGGTTCTTCACATATAAGTTCGAAAAAAACAAGATTTGCGTTATAGGTATCTTTCGAACCAAATTGAGTCCCTATTTAACCTCATAATAATAATCCTTTATCCCATTAGATTTCGCTGGATTTCGATAGTAATTGGAGCAACTTTCGTGGTTAGTTAGGATTTAGTAAGCTAACTTCTTTGTACTTCTTACAATTCTGTCGATGGTTATACCAAAACTAAATAATTTGCTCGTGGCAGGTGGAATTGCTTTTGTAAATgtggaatttttatttttgattttaaA
This genomic window from Anopheles cruzii unplaced genomic scaffold, idAnoCruzAS_RS32_06 scaffold03406_ctg1, whole genome shotgun sequence contains:
- the LOC128277006 gene encoding CLIP domain-containing serine protease HP8-like, with protein sequence SHDRGPIPGARAKLFDHPWSVLIQHRNKDGEARFHCGGALISNRYVITAAHCIMGMKKSWTITQVRIGEWNLRTDPDCSNERPDGYLECADRVQDIAIQKVTIPSNYSGPGSAEVQQDIALLRLARRVEFNSAVAPICLPLDLELRNELHVESGRFFESGWGKTIDAGGTDLKMNYFSAGVPRGVCREKYPHVNVGEGHICATPQQEADTCRGDSGGPLMFRHSKGALFLVGVASVRKGCAITGEPAVYTNVGYFVDWIVDNLEP